A genomic stretch from Ureibacillus composti includes:
- a CDS encoding ABC transporter permease — MTNLMRSLLRWELFLIVAIVLELLIFSMITPGFFNIQNLLFSMNDFAYIGLAAIPMTFVIITGGIDVSVGSIMGLASISVGVLWMNGVNIWLALLIALVVCIIAGLINGLIVAFTDVQPLVVTLGTMFLFAGIALVISGGGSATGYEGISGFPDPFVEVANGMILDIPNVIWILFGVLIVFGTLLHFTKYGRSVYLVGINSKAAKYSGLSTKWIVMSTYMLAGLGGGISGVILTSYFSSARADLGSTAILPVITAVVLGGTSILGGKGTVLGTLLASVFVGIMNYSLQLSGMPSEQTTIVVGIILILAVLLRQSKWTYIKKRVSREKNQVPKISE; from the coding sequence ATGACAAATTTAATGAGATCACTTCTTCGATGGGAGCTATTTTTAATAGTTGCTATTGTACTTGAGTTGCTCATTTTTAGCATGATTACGCCAGGATTTTTTAATATACAAAATTTGTTGTTTAGTATGAATGATTTTGCTTATATCGGATTAGCGGCAATCCCTATGACGTTTGTGATCATAACAGGTGGAATTGATGTGTCTGTTGGATCTATTATGGGGCTGGCTTCTATTTCGGTTGGTGTTTTATGGATGAATGGCGTAAATATTTGGTTAGCATTACTCATTGCACTGGTCGTTTGTATAATAGCTGGATTGATTAATGGGCTGATTGTTGCATTTACTGATGTTCAGCCCCTTGTTGTCACATTGGGTACGATGTTTTTATTTGCCGGGATAGCTCTTGTGATTTCAGGTGGAGGAAGTGCGACAGGGTACGAGGGAATTAGTGGCTTTCCAGACCCATTCGTAGAAGTTGCTAATGGAATGATTTTAGATATTCCAAATGTCATTTGGATTTTGTTTGGAGTATTAATCGTTTTTGGTACATTACTTCATTTCACGAAATATGGACGAAGTGTGTATTTAGTTGGCATTAATAGTAAAGCTGCTAAATATAGTGGACTTTCGACGAAGTGGATTGTAATGAGCACTTATATGTTGGCCGGTTTAGGAGGTGGGATCAGTGGTGTAATTTTGACTTCCTACTTTAGTTCTGCTAGAGCAGATTTAGGTTCAACAGCCATATTACCAGTTATTACGGCAGTTGTTCTTGGAGGAACGAGTATTTTAGGTGGGAAGGGAACAGTGCTTGGGACCTTATTAGCAAGTGTTTTTGTTGGCATTATGAATTACAGCCTTCAACTTTCAGGGATGCCTAGTGAGCAAACAACAATTGTAGTTGGAATTATTTTAATTCTAGCTGTATTGTTAAGGCAATCGAAATGGACCTACATTAAAAAACGAGTAAGTAGGGAGAAGAATCAAGTACCAAAAATAAGTGAATAA
- a CDS encoding sugar ABC transporter permease, which translates to MKILLKLLQMRELSIILLMILFFLFVGSINSEFTSADSIILLLSGSIILLVLAVGQSFVLLTSNIDVSVGSIMGISAAVGGTLLVDGSSLMFVIISVIGVGALCGLINGIGVAQLKIPAIIMTLGMLGILRGLMLIYTEGMWIEDIPSYYKMYAVTDFLGLPYPIWVGIVICLGAFLFLNKTKFGRYFYAVGDNLDGAKLVGLPVKTVGILAFVFSGMSASVAALIFIMNIGFVPNQTGSGIELQVIAAAVLGGVSLTGGVGTVLGAALGAIFFTVINNSLVYMKIPAYWNSAIAGLLLLVIVISDTKFQSYFTKRNQAKLSNQHIESQGLEDSSP; encoded by the coding sequence ATGAAGATTTTATTGAAACTTTTACAGATGAGAGAACTTTCAATTATTTTATTAATGATCCTGTTCTTTTTATTTGTTGGATCCATTAATAGCGAGTTTACATCTGCTGATTCAATTATTCTATTGTTAAGCGGAAGTATCATCCTTCTTGTTTTAGCGGTTGGTCAGTCATTCGTACTTTTAACATCAAATATCGATGTTTCGGTCGGGTCGATTATGGGAATTAGCGCAGCAGTTGGCGGTACTTTACTTGTGGATGGGTCGAGTCTTATGTTCGTGATTATAAGTGTCATCGGTGTTGGAGCGTTATGTGGCCTCATCAACGGAATTGGGGTAGCACAATTAAAAATCCCCGCCATCATCATGACTTTAGGGATGCTAGGCATATTGCGCGGCTTAATGCTCATTTATACGGAGGGGATGTGGATTGAGGATATTCCGTCCTATTATAAAATGTATGCGGTTACAGATTTTCTAGGATTACCGTATCCTATTTGGGTCGGTATAGTGATCTGTTTGGGTGCCTTCTTATTTTTAAATAAAACAAAGTTTGGGCGTTACTTTTATGCAGTTGGGGATAATTTGGATGGAGCAAAATTAGTCGGTTTACCCGTTAAAACTGTCGGAATTTTAGCCTTTGTTTTTTCTGGTATGTCTGCCTCGGTTGCTGCACTCATCTTTATCATGAATATCGGATTTGTACCAAACCAAACAGGTAGTGGAATCGAATTGCAAGTGATTGCAGCAGCAGTATTAGGAGGCGTTAGTTTAACTGGTGGTGTAGGAACTGTTCTAGGAGCCGCATTAGGTGCAATTTTCTTTACTGTAATAAATAATTCGCTTGTCTATATGAAAATACCAGCTTATTGGAATAGTGCAATAGCAGGACTATTATTATTAGTCATAGTTATATCGGATACGAAGTTTCAAAGTTATTTTACTAAAAGAAATCAAGCCAAATTAAGTAATCAGCATATTGAGAGTCAAGGTTTGGAGGATTCTAGCCCATGA
- a CDS encoding sugar ABC transporter ATP-binding protein: protein MNDEYLLEITNLQKQFNQNRVLLGIDFKLKKGEIFAMVGGNGAGKSTLMKIITGLYQADQGEIKIEGQSVRFHHTSDAHKKGIYLVPQEPMIFPNMTIEENITIGMEGSPKELKEKVKAIIQTVGWNLNTQRLGNSLAIAEQQLVEILRGLVRDVKILILDEPTSTLTNNEISSLFEIIQQLSKNGIGIIYITHRFSEIFEISHTVAVLRDGRISDQGHIKDFTYDRLLAGLVPSKMNESQIVHTVDQPKKVEERFEKSTPNIDSEMILRVENLFGHKFRDITFHLETGEILGIAGVVGAGRTELAEAIIGIKPFTSGVLELDGETIVTPSIKKSIRKGVAYVPEDRHAQGIFSITSIRNNITSTILQRLKGLVLPSKEEYTLSKKYIEELKVKTTGPLQELGDLSGGNQQKVVLAKYLAINPKVMILDEPTRGIDANARADIYRIISELKQKGVGIILISSDTEEVAELSDRVIVMHEGKLVKEINKEEISVDAIISAAFGVKEGEKL from the coding sequence TTGAATGATGAATACCTTTTAGAAATTACGAATCTACAAAAGCAATTTAATCAGAATCGAGTTTTATTAGGTATTGATTTTAAGTTGAAAAAAGGTGAAATTTTTGCAATGGTCGGAGGAAATGGTGCCGGTAAGTCGACCTTAATGAAAATTATTACGGGATTATATCAGGCAGACCAAGGTGAAATAAAAATCGAAGGCCAATCGGTTAGATTTCATCATACAAGTGATGCACATAAAAAAGGAATTTACCTTGTTCCACAGGAGCCGATGATTTTTCCAAATATGACAATCGAAGAAAATATTACGATTGGAATGGAAGGATCCCCTAAAGAACTAAAAGAGAAAGTAAAAGCAATTATTCAAACAGTTGGGTGGAATTTAAATACACAACGATTAGGGAACAGTTTAGCGATAGCGGAACAGCAACTAGTAGAAATTTTAAGAGGACTAGTGCGTGATGTGAAAATATTAATTTTAGATGAACCAACTTCAACCCTTACAAATAATGAGATTAGCTCCCTATTTGAGATCATTCAACAATTATCAAAAAATGGTATAGGAATTATTTACATCACACATCGATTTAGTGAAATTTTTGAAATATCCCATACTGTTGCAGTTTTAAGAGATGGACGCATATCTGATCAAGGACATATTAAGGATTTTACTTATGATAGATTACTAGCTGGCTTAGTGCCAAGCAAGATGAATGAATCCCAAATAGTGCATACGGTAGATCAACCTAAGAAGGTTGAAGAACGTTTTGAAAAATCAACCCCGAATATAGATTCAGAAATGATATTGAGAGTGGAGAATTTATTTGGACATAAGTTTCGTGATATTACGTTTCATTTAGAAACGGGAGAAATACTTGGAATTGCAGGTGTAGTAGGGGCTGGTAGGACTGAGTTGGCGGAGGCAATCATTGGAATTAAGCCTTTCACTAGTGGCGTCCTAGAGTTAGATGGTGAAACAATAGTAACTCCGTCTATTAAAAAATCAATTCGTAAAGGGGTGGCATATGTCCCAGAAGATCGTCATGCACAAGGGATTTTTAGCATAACCTCAATACGTAATAACATCACATCAACAATTTTGCAGCGATTAAAGGGCCTAGTACTACCATCGAAAGAAGAGTATACCTTAAGCAAAAAATATATCGAGGAATTAAAAGTAAAAACAACAGGCCCCTTACAGGAACTAGGGGATTTATCTGGTGGGAATCAGCAAAAAGTAGTCCTAGCAAAATATTTAGCTATCAATCCAAAAGTCATGATTTTAGATGAACCAACACGAGGCATCGATGCAAATGCACGTGCTGACATTTACCGAATTATAAGCGAACTAAAACAAAAAGGTGTTGGGATCATCCTCATTTCTTCTGATACCGAAGAAGTGGCTGAGTTAAGTGATCGTGTCATTGTCATGCATGAGGGGAAACTCGTGAAAGAAATTAATAAAGAGGAAATTTCAGTAGATGCGATTATTTCAGCTGCTTTTGGTGTGAAGGAGGGTGAGAAATTATGA
- the lsrK gene encoding autoinducer-2 kinase: MSYFLVFDAGTGSIRAVLFNEQGEQIGVAQKEWEHKSDPKYPGSMNFAWKENWQIITELIQQVVAKTKVDTAHIKSISATSMREGFVLYDQEGNEIWACANVDARAEQEAIELKSNHANLEKEIYEKSGQTFALGAIPRILWIKNNEPELFEQIHTITMINDWILYKLSGVLQADPSNGCTTGMFDLQTRDWSVSILESCGINASIPSDVHEAGTQIGYVTKETSIITGLSTSTAVISGGGDAQMASVGAGLIGNHQALVSGGSFWQQELNIDKPVLDPEARIRLNCHAVNNLWQIETIAFFPGIITRWFRDSFCESEKLEAAEKGIDFYELMEQRAATVPAGSYGVMPIFSDVMNFISWRHAAPSFINLNLDKEKSGKHVLFKSIQENAAFVTYGNFKIIEELTGYYPKEVVFVGGASNGKGWCQILADVLGIKVIVPVVKESAALGTALYAGVGAGVYSSIEDAVAKTVKFESSYSPDLNNHLLYQSLYEKWREIYKEQLKLADRKLTTYMWKAPGL, translated from the coding sequence TTGTCTTATTTCCTAGTATTTGATGCAGGAACAGGCAGTATTCGCGCTGTACTTTTCAATGAACAAGGAGAGCAAATAGGAGTAGCCCAAAAAGAATGGGAACATAAAAGCGACCCGAAATATCCTGGGTCTATGAACTTTGCTTGGAAAGAAAATTGGCAAATTATTACAGAATTGATTCAACAAGTAGTAGCAAAAACAAAAGTTGATACAGCACATATTAAATCAATTAGTGCAACTAGTATGCGTGAAGGCTTTGTTCTATACGATCAAGAAGGAAATGAAATTTGGGCATGTGCCAATGTAGATGCAAGGGCCGAACAGGAAGCAATTGAATTAAAGTCGAATCATGCCAATTTGGAAAAGGAAATATATGAGAAATCTGGACAAACTTTTGCACTCGGTGCCATTCCTCGTATTCTATGGATTAAAAATAATGAACCTGAACTTTTTGAACAAATTCATACCATTACCATGATCAATGATTGGATATTATATAAACTTTCGGGCGTACTGCAGGCAGATCCATCGAATGGCTGTACGACAGGAATGTTTGATTTACAAACACGTGATTGGTCAGTTTCAATTTTAGAGTCTTGCGGAATCAATGCGTCCATTCCTTCCGATGTCCATGAAGCAGGCACACAAATCGGCTATGTCACGAAAGAAACTTCTATAATTACCGGACTTAGTACTTCTACTGCCGTTATTAGTGGCGGTGGTGATGCGCAAATGGCTTCAGTTGGTGCAGGCCTTATTGGAAACCATCAAGCACTCGTTTCTGGAGGATCTTTTTGGCAACAAGAGTTAAATATTGACAAACCGGTCTTAGATCCAGAAGCTAGAATACGTTTAAACTGTCATGCTGTAAATAACTTATGGCAAATTGAAACCATTGCTTTTTTCCCAGGTATTATTACACGATGGTTTAGAGATTCTTTTTGTGAAAGTGAGAAATTAGAAGCGGCTGAAAAAGGAATTGATTTTTATGAGTTAATGGAACAACGCGCTGCAACTGTTCCAGCCGGTTCATATGGAGTTATGCCTATTTTTTCTGATGTGATGAATTTCATTTCATGGCGTCATGCAGCACCTTCATTTATTAATCTAAATTTAGATAAAGAGAAATCAGGAAAGCATGTATTATTTAAATCCATTCAGGAAAACGCTGCCTTCGTCACATATGGCAACTTTAAAATAATTGAAGAATTAACAGGTTATTATCCTAAGGAAGTCGTCTTTGTAGGTGGGGCCTCCAACGGTAAAGGTTGGTGCCAAATTTTAGCAGATGTACTGGGTATAAAAGTAATTGTACCTGTTGTAAAAGAATCTGCGGCTTTAGGAACAGCCCTTTATGCCGGTGTTGGCGCAGGTGTATATTCCTCAATAGAAGATGCCGTTGCAAAAACAGTTAAATTCGAAAGTAGCTATTCACCTGATTTAAATAACCATCTATTATATCAAAGCCTCTATGAAAAATGGCGTGAAATTTATAAAGAACAACTAAAACTAGCAGACCGCAAACTAACAACATATATGTGGAAAGCACCAGGATTATAG
- a CDS encoding cupin domain-containing protein, with the protein MKIVNELDFDFRFGDHGPKYLLKGPNVDIGIVVLKPGQDFQNHYHTTCEEVFYILEGSIDYYINNERVPAKPGDLIQCAPGDTHYLINQSNSNFKALFIKSPHISERDVVNVENPKID; encoded by the coding sequence TTGAAAATAGTAAATGAATTAGATTTCGATTTTCGTTTTGGTGATCATGGTCCTAAATATTTATTAAAGGGCCCTAATGTTGATATCGGCATCGTCGTGTTAAAACCAGGTCAAGATTTTCAAAATCATTACCATACAACTTGCGAGGAAGTCTTTTATATTTTAGAAGGTAGTATCGATTATTATATAAACAATGAACGTGTCCCTGCTAAACCTGGTGACTTGATTCAATGTGCGCCAGGCGATACACATTATTTAATTAACCAATCGAATTCAAACTTCAAAGCCTTATTTATTAAATCTCCTCATATTAGTGAGCGAGACGTTGTAAATGTAGAGAATCCTAAAATTGACTGA
- a CDS encoding CoA transferase, which produces MEHSNAQGPLSGVKVIEFGNFIAAPFLTRILADFGAEVIKVEVPGQGDNIRKWGSKTEGDKSVWWATQARNKKCITLNLKSKEGQELAKKLVSKADVVVENLRPGSLDKLNLGYEDLKEINKKIIMVRISGFGQTGAYSGKAGFGSVGEAMGGLRYVTGFPGQVPPRIGVSIGDSLAALYGALGTIMALFSQVKNNESEGQEIDVALYEAVFAVMENGIGEYYKYGVIKERTGSILPGVAPSNLYNTKDGKLVIVAANSDQLFIRLAQAVGHPEWLEDPKFNNHSARGKNQTEIEELIGEWVLQNDAQDVLNLMDEYGVPAGPVYNVEDIANDPHYHDREMIQAIEDPDMGTVHMPGIVPKLSKTPGKINWSGPSIGEHNEEIYTNLLELSEDEIETYKAIGVI; this is translated from the coding sequence TAACTAGAATACTAGCTGACTTCGGAGCAGAAGTCATCAAAGTGGAGGTTCCTGGTCAAGGTGATAACATTCGTAAATGGGGCAGTAAAACAGAAGGTGATAAATCTGTTTGGTGGGCAACACAAGCTCGAAATAAAAAATGTATTACCTTAAATTTAAAATCAAAAGAAGGACAGGAACTTGCTAAAAAGTTAGTGAGCAAAGCAGATGTTGTAGTAGAAAATCTTCGTCCAGGTTCACTAGATAAATTAAATTTAGGTTACGAGGATCTTAAAGAAATTAATAAAAAAATTATTATGGTTAGAATTTCAGGCTTTGGACAAACAGGCGCATATAGTGGTAAGGCTGGCTTTGGAAGTGTTGGGGAAGCAATGGGAGGACTACGTTATGTTACTGGTTTTCCAGGGCAAGTACCACCAAGAATTGGCGTAAGTATTGGGGATTCATTAGCTGCATTATATGGTGCGTTAGGGACAATTATGGCTTTATTCAGCCAAGTGAAGAATAATGAAAGTGAAGGGCAAGAAATCGATGTCGCTTTATATGAAGCGGTATTTGCTGTAATGGAAAACGGTATTGGAGAATACTACAAATATGGAGTTATTAAAGAACGAACAGGTTCCATACTTCCAGGCGTAGCGCCATCCAATTTATATAATACGAAAGACGGCAAATTAGTTATTGTTGCTGCCAATTCCGATCAATTATTTATTCGCCTTGCTCAAGCGGTGGGACATCCAGAATGGTTAGAAGACCCTAAATTCAACAATCATTCAGCTCGTGGGAAAAATCAAACAGAAATTGAAGAGTTAATCGGGGAATGGGTTTTGCAAAACGATGCACAAGATGTGCTTAATTTAATGGATGAATACGGAGTTCCAGCTGGTCCTGTGTACAATGTGGAAGATATTGCAAATGACCCTCACTACCACGATAGAGAAATGATTCAAGCAATAGAAGACCCAGACATGGGAACAGTTCATATGCCAGGTATTGTGCCGAAACTAAGTAAAACACCAGGAAAAATCAACTGGAGTGGTCCATCCATTGGCGAGCACAATGAAGAAATTTACACAAATCTTCTAGAATTAAGTGAAGATGAGATTGAAACTTATAAAGCGATTGGAGTTATTTAA